The Drosophila nasuta strain 15112-1781.00 chromosome 2L, ASM2355853v1, whole genome shotgun sequence genome window below encodes:
- the LOC132785493 gene encoding FHIP family protein GJ17503 isoform X2 produces MSWLRTSPLRQSLTRHSGSSGGSSGNSGSSHTIQRPIDAATDCDPRACYDSFCKHWQQAHEIIQHSGGPPTHDDVLGVVSHLDYMVTLLLVELHHCNKVSLPTTDAAPPAAPCLEFLLSENLLDKLYEWASTTGRYANAVRLEQLKLYELLVSHSRHQLLCHEPFLRPLLKILASSQGEIFPPDLEKRLVILLNQLCVVLMQNVHLLDLFFFSAQTQVQEQIQNGSLPQPKSGTTTNFIIFSLLIPYVHREGSLGHQARDALLLCMALSQKNSNIGHYIAQYSSICPLLVTGLGGLYSRLPNSIEISSIDWHRITPDDVTEIPELTLFMNALEFCNAVVQVAHEMIKQQLLDFMYQGFIVPVLGPAILQTNIDSQISAMSYLDLILRSITEPGLMRAFVKFLLDTEKFDGERILDALVERLHSPDANLCMVTMALFDTLLGLHCEDLMLELLLKYMLPGKHVPISHRHKINKIDPYLNTTEFFLELTPDVMKRARDLARPKSVDFNAEPAAASAVLPNLPSPVMSKTIGANWNYYGHYAGDSLYANIQAYLFEAHSRIAQCQRDCVKWANNYRYQKWPRQGQTRATAHALELAKQFFSEFGSTATPLAVPAVSELGEKQLDSLQSIGESSGYESFKWRPADDADDGNDGTNNNNTTVTSEADLEQSNSSSHHNTSSLSSGRRDSWRISHSTRNELLLTDLDFSEDLFAQGTVSLGPFLNAIWGKLQTFTSNSLYVNLHLTGLITRLAWYPLPLVHSLLLRSDIAITSDTPSFHQVLRMLKQQIDAELPVAENSLEIIDVARSYLIDREFRLVNARKVSDNSPLHQQQLQHQQHGHNTSSQQSGHQRSTYATLSAATPVQASPSSAYDPFRRSDNKRRSISKSITSMFSRRSASSTAQAAPAAATTTNSTSSGLSQIYAFFTGAASTLVGGANNSDVTRGSAQDTARGNTCETSLSTTPQASGAGTGTGSNNSSTQTLSGPHSSSTLLGGESGAASFNSEPVSLDSVASMGIIANTSGTERSRDLALCAVLLDEWLKELAAIALEQSVVLVTEQLL; encoded by the exons ATGAGTTGGCTACGAACCAGTCCATTGCGTCAGAGTCTTACACGGCACAGTGGCAGCTctggcggcagcagcggcaactcTGGCAGTAGCCACACTATTCAACGACCCATCGATGCGGCTACCGATTGTGATCCCCGTGCCTGCTACGATAGCTTTTGCAAGCACTGGCAACAGGCTCATGAGATCATACAACACTCGGGCGGTCCGCCTACGCATGACGATGTACTGGGCGTGGTATCGCATCTGGACTATATGGTAACGCTGCTGCTGGTCGAACTGCATCATTGCAACAAAGTGTCACTGCCCACCACGGATGCAGCGCCTCCAGCGGCACCTTGTCTGGAATTTCTGCTCAGCGAGAATCTGCTGGACAAGCTCTACGAATGGGCGAGCACAACAGGACGCTATGCCAACGCTGTACGGCTGGAGCAGCTAAAGTTGTACGAGTTACTTGTCAGCCATTCGCGTCATCAGCTGCTGTGTCACGAGCCGTTTTTACGCCCGCTGCTCAAAATCTTAGCGTCGAGTCAGGGCGAGATATTTCCGCCAGATCTCGAGAAACGTTTGGTCATACTGCTCAATCAGTTGTGTGTGGTGCTAATGCAGAATGTGCATCTGCTGGATCTGTTCTTCTTCTCGGCACAGACGCAAGTGCAGGAGCAAATACAAAACGGTAGCCTGCCGCAGCCGAAAAGCGGCACCACCACCAA CTTCATAATCTTCTCCCTGCTCATACCATATGTGCACCGCGAGGGCAGCTTGGGACATCAGGCACGCGATGCGTTACTGCTCTGCATGGCGCTGTCGCAGAAGAACTCCAACATTGGCCACTACATTGCACAATACTCGTCCATTTGCCCGCTACTCGTCACTGGCCTTGGTGGCCTCTATTCTCGGTTACCCAACAGCATTGAGATTAGCTCGATTGATTGGCATCGCATTACACCAGATGATGTCACCGAAATACCCGAGTTGACCTTGTTTATGAATGCCCTGGAGTTTTGCAATGCTGTCGTCCAAGTGGCCCATGAGATGATCAAACAACAGCTGTTGGACTTCATGTATCAGGGCTTTATTGTACCGGTCCTTGGACCAGCGATACTCCAG ACGAACATCGACTCACAAATCTCGGCCATGTCCTATCTGGATCTGATACTACGCTCCATCACCGAACCGGGACTGATGCGTGCCTTTGTCAAGTTTTTGCTCGACACGGAAAAGTTCGATGGTGAACGTATTCTGGATGCGCTTGTAGAGCGTCTCCATTCACCAGATGCCAATCTCTGCATGGTTACGATGGCGCTGTTTGATACGCTACTGGGATTGCATTGTGAAGATCTGATGCTGGAGCTGCTGTTGAAGTATATGCTGCCGGGCAAACATGTCCCTATTTCACATCGCCACAAGATCAACAAAATCGATCCATATCTGAACACCACCGAGTTCTTTTTGGAACTCACCCCGGATGTGATGAAGCGTGCCCGCGATTTAGCGCGTCCAAAGAGTGTGGATTTTAACGCTGAACCAGCGGCAGCTTCCGCTGTGTTGCCCAATTTGCCTTCGCCAGTGATGAGCAAAACTATTGGCGCCAACTGGAACTATTATGGTCACTATGCGGGCGACAGTCTGTATGCCAACATTCAAGCATATCTCTTTGAGGCGCATTCGCGAATCGCACAATGTCAACGCGATTGCGTCAAGTGGGCGAACAATTATCGCTATCAGAAGTGGCCACGACAAGGACAAACGCGTGCCACAGCACATGCCTTGGAGCTAGCCAAGCAGTTCTTCAGCGAATTCGGCAGCACAGCGACGCCGTTGGCTGTGCCAGCTGTGAGTGAGCTGGGCGAGAAGCAACTGGATAGCTTGCAATCCATTGGCGAATCGAGTGGCTATGAATCGTTCAAGTGGCGGCCCGCAGATGATGCAGACGATGGCAATGATGGgaccaataataataataccactGTGACCAGCGAAGCGGATCTAgagcagagcaacagcagcagtcatCATAATACCAGCAGCTTAAGCAGCGGACGACGCGATTCGTGGCGTATTTCGCATAGCACACGCAATGAACTATTGCTCACAGACTTAGATTTCTCGGAGGATTTGTTTGCGCAGGGGACCGTAAGCTTAG GTCCCTTTCTCAATGCCATTTGGGGCAAACTGCAAACCTTCACGAGCAACTCGCTGTACGTCAACCTGCATCTAACTGGTCTGATTACACGCCTCGCCTGGTATCCATTGCCTTTGGTACACTCTCTGCTGCTTCGCTCAGACATTGCCATCACCTCGGATACGCCGTCGTTTCATCAAGTGTTGCGCATGCTGAAGCAGCAAATTGATGCCGAGTTGCCGGTGGCTGAGAATTCACTGGAAATTATCGATGTAGCTCGTTCGTATCTGATTGATCGCGAGTTTCGTTTGGTCAATGCGCGCAAAGTAAGCGACAATTCGCCCCtgcatcagcaacagctgcagcaccAACAGCACGGCCACAACACTAGCAGCCAGCAGTCGGGTCATCAACGTTCCACATATGCCACACTTTCGGCAGCGACACCAGTGCAGGCTTCCCCAAGCAGCGCCTATGATCCGTTTAGACGCAGCGACAATAAGCGACGCAGCATCAGCAAGTCCATAACAAGTATGTTTAGCCGCAGATCCGCTTCATCCACAGCGCAGGCAGCGCCAGCAGCTGCAACCACAACGAACTCGA CTTCATCTGGCTTATCACAAATTTACGCATTCTTCACCG GCGCCGCTTCCACTCTTGTGGGCGGAGCAAACAACTCGGACGTGACTCGCGGCTCAGCGCAGGACACTGCAAGGGGCAACACCTGTGAGACAAGTCTGAGCACCACGCCACAGGCAAGTGGCGCAGGAACAGGCACgggaagcaacaacagctccACACAAACATTATCCGGTCCCCACTCGTCAAGCACGCTGCTTGGCGGCGAAAGTGGCGCAGCAAGCTTTAATTCGGAACCCGTATCATTGGATTCAGTTGCCTCGATGGGCATCATTGCCAATACTAGTGGCACGGAGCGCTCTCGTGATTTGGCCTTATGTGCTGTGCTATTAGATGAGTGGCTCAAGGAACTGGCGGCTATTGCTCTGGAGCAGAGTGTAGTGCTCGTAACGGAGCAGCTGCTTTGA